The Methanofollis sp. UBA420 genome contains a region encoding:
- a CDS encoding AMP-binding protein translates to MAEHNMENYEETYANFKIDVPEFFNFGYDVIDAWAKKDRNRLAMIWVDQKGNERKFTYRDMMNLSNQAANILLKYGINKGDRVLILLPRIPEWWIFVIALIKLGAVYCPCPSLLTPKDLEYRINAGNFKMVITDLENSWKIDEICRECPSLQVRFLVDGELEGWANFPYELIYPAPVSHRTVSMPVAKKTRATDPMLIYFTSGTTGEPKMVLHNNAHPLGHIITAKYWHDLTEHDLHLTLSDTGWAKCGWGKIFGQWICGAAIFVYDIRGKFSATEILPLLEKYEITTFCAPPTIYRMLILADLKKYDLRELRHCTSAGEPLNPEVIRIWEEGTGLTIREGYGQTETVCAIATFPCMKPKLGSMGKPSPGWHVEIHDENGKPCEAFEEGRIAISLKPRPPGLIVEYLDNKEANAESFQNGFYYTGDRAYFDEDGYFWFVGRDDDVIKSSGYRIGPFEVESALMEHPAVQECAVVGSPDLIRGLLVKAFVVLNAGYKPSEALVKELQKHVKRTTAPYKYPRAIEFVDDLPKTISGKIKRKELKMLEMKRYENNHADEGPDA, encoded by the coding sequence ATGGCAGAGCATAACATGGAGAACTACGAAGAAACCTATGCGAATTTTAAAATCGACGTCCCGGAATTCTTCAATTTCGGCTACGATGTCATTGATGCATGGGCTAAAAAAGACCGCAACCGCCTGGCCATGATCTGGGTTGACCAGAAAGGTAACGAGAGGAAGTTCACCTATCGCGACATGATGAACCTCTCGAACCAGGCGGCGAATATCCTTCTCAAATACGGGATTAACAAGGGTGACCGTGTACTCATCCTCCTCCCGCGGATCCCCGAATGGTGGATCTTTGTCATTGCTCTGATCAAGCTCGGCGCCGTATACTGTCCATGCCCCTCCCTCCTCACGCCGAAGGACCTCGAGTATCGGATCAATGCCGGGAATTTCAAGATGGTCATCACCGATCTGGAAAATTCCTGGAAGATCGATGAGATTTGCAGGGAGTGTCCCTCTCTCCAGGTCCGCTTCCTGGTGGACGGCGAACTCGAAGGGTGGGCGAACTTCCCGTACGAACTGATATACCCGGCCCCGGTTTCGCACCGCACGGTCTCGATGCCGGTTGCGAAGAAGACACGGGCCACCGACCCGATGCTCATCTACTTCACGTCGGGCACGACCGGCGAGCCGAAGATGGTGCTCCACAACAATGCCCATCCCCTCGGCCACATCATCACCGCGAAGTACTGGCACGACCTCACCGAGCACGACCTGCACCTCACCCTCTCGGACACCGGGTGGGCGAAGTGCGGCTGGGGCAAGATCTTCGGGCAGTGGATCTGCGGTGCCGCCATCTTCGTCTACGACATCCGCGGCAAGTTCTCGGCGACCGAGATCCTGCCTCTCCTGGAGAAGTACGAGATCACCACCTTCTGCGCCCCGCCGACGATCTACAGGATGCTGATCCTGGCAGACCTCAAGAAGTACGACCTCCGCGAACTCCGCCACTGCACGAGCGCGGGCGAACCCCTGAACCCGGAAGTGATCAGGATCTGGGAGGAGGGGACGGGCCTCACCATCAGGGAGGGCTACGGCCAGACCGAGACTGTCTGCGCGATCGCCACCTTCCCGTGCATGAAGCCCAAACTCGGTTCGATGGGCAAACCCTCGCCCGGGTGGCATGTGGAGATCCATGACGAGAACGGCAAGCCCTGCGAAGCATTCGAGGAGGGCCGGATCGCCATCTCCCTCAAACCGAGGCCGCCCGGCCTGATTGTCGAGTATCTCGACAACAAGGAGGCGAACGCGGAGTCCTTCCAGAACGGTTTCTACTACACCGGCGACCGCGCCTACTTTGACGAGGACGGCTACTTCTGGTTTGTGGGCCGCGACGACGACGTGATCAAGAGTTCGGGCTACAGGATCGGCCCCTTCGAAGTGGAGTCCGCCCTGATGGAGCACCCGGCCGTCCAGGAGTGCGCGGTCGTCGGCTCACCCGACCTCATCCGCGGCCTCCTTGTCAAGGCTTTCGTGGTGCTGAATGCCGGGTACAAGCCCTCGGAGGCGCTGGTCAAGGAACTCCAGAAGCATGTGAAGAGGACGACCGCCCCGTACAAGTACCCGCGGGCCATCGAGTTCGTGGACGATCTCCCGAAGACGATCTCCGGGAAGATCAAGCGGAAAGAACTGAAGATGCTCGAAATGAAGAGGTACGAGAACAACCACGCGGACGAAGGCCCGGATGCCTGA
- a CDS encoding methyltransferase domain-containing protein, whose product MKLLFELSGEHPTLPFAELECVGRITDRHPQIAVAECPDPAATARLALTHTVMEYLGECAPTAPALAALLDDLALSTDRPFAARVKVIPSPGEYPSQLDLERLIGSHIKGPVSLRSPEEVYRAVISGDRCYFGRVILDGLRSTYESRGPATRPFFHPGVMMPRMARTMVNLSLLSPGEVMCDPFCGTGGMLLEGEMIGVRTIGSDFDPLMIRGSRLNIPAAALMLADATSLPLRSSSVDAVVTDFPYGQSVCIKAETLNKLYEGALTEIRRVLKDGKRAVVITHRDIRPIAGQYFTVLQFHEQRVHKSLTRRVMVLEKEKLADHS is encoded by the coding sequence ATGAAACTGCTCTTTGAACTCTCCGGAGAGCATCCAACCCTCCCCTTTGCCGAACTGGAATGCGTGGGCCGGATCACCGACAGGCACCCCCAGATCGCGGTGGCAGAGTGCCCCGACCCGGCGGCGACGGCCCGCCTCGCCCTCACCCATACGGTCATGGAATATCTCGGCGAGTGCGCTCCCACCGCCCCGGCACTGGCGGCCCTCCTCGACGACCTCGCTCTCTCCACCGACCGCCCCTTTGCGGCGCGGGTGAAGGTCATCCCCAGCCCCGGAGAATACCCCTCCCAGCTCGACCTGGAAAGGCTCATCGGGAGCCACATCAAGGGCCCGGTCTCCCTGCGGTCACCCGAAGAGGTCTACAGGGCCGTGATCTCGGGGGACAGGTGCTACTTCGGCCGCGTCATTCTGGACGGGCTCCGGAGCACCTACGAGAGCAGGGGCCCGGCAACCCGGCCCTTCTTCCACCCCGGCGTCATGATGCCCAGGATGGCGCGCACGATGGTGAACCTCTCCCTCCTCTCTCCCGGCGAGGTGATGTGCGACCCCTTCTGCGGCACAGGCGGCATGCTCCTCGAAGGGGAGATGATCGGCGTGCGGACAATCGGGAGCGACTTCGACCCCCTCATGATCCGCGGCTCGCGCCTGAACATCCCTGCCGCCGCACTCATGCTTGCGGACGCCACCTCCCTCCCCCTCAGGTCGTCGTCGGTCGATGCCGTCGTGACAGACTTCCCGTACGGCCAGTCTGTCTGCATCAAAGCCGAAACCCTCAACAAACTCTACGAGGGAGCCCTTACGGAGATCAGGCGGGTACTCAAGGACGGGAAGAGGGCCGTCGTCATCACCCACCGCGACATCAGGCCGATCGCCGGACAATATTTCACCGTACTGCAGTTCCATGAACAGAGGGTCCACAAGAGCCTTACCCGCAGGGTTATGGTTCTTGAAAAAGAAAAACTCGCTGACCATTCATAA
- a CDS encoding DUF5591 domain-containing protein has product MASEEREPIWAGTPPFFRPEFEEAFQFIIRDYTVREREVAIFLPCSVHKPYSTSPSHRLFDRVIADAISPERVHRVVFGTCGVVPRELERMYPYASYRYMLGRSPDPAVHRSFLRIETVRVAAYLEKTRGTYRHRVAYCLGEFREAMREASARTGVPVTLVPSDETIARCRNPEARFADGSLSTQEYLDEFAAVLRGL; this is encoded by the coding sequence ATGGCATCTGAGGAGAGAGAACCGATCTGGGCCGGGACGCCTCCCTTCTTCCGCCCGGAGTTCGAAGAGGCCTTCCAGTTCATCATCAGGGATTACACTGTCCGCGAGCGTGAGGTCGCCATATTCCTCCCCTGTTCGGTCCACAAGCCGTACAGCACGAGCCCGAGCCACCGCCTCTTCGACCGCGTGATCGCCGACGCCATCTCCCCGGAGAGGGTTCACAGGGTGGTCTTCGGCACCTGCGGCGTGGTGCCGCGGGAACTCGAACGGATGTACCCCTATGCCTCGTACAGGTACATGCTCGGCCGCTCTCCCGACCCTGCGGTCCACCGGTCGTTCCTGCGGATCGAGACGGTCCGCGTTGCGGCGTACCTGGAGAAGACCCGCGGCACATACAGGCACAGGGTGGCCTACTGTCTCGGCGAGTTCAGGGAGGCGATGCGGGAGGCGTCGGCTCGCACCGGCGTGCCTGTCACTCTCGTGCCGTCCGACGAGACGATCGCACGGTGCAGGAATCCCGAGGCGAGATTCGCCGACGGCAGTCTGAGCACGCAGGAGTACCTGGACGAGTTCGCGGCGGTGCTCCGGGGGCTGTGA
- the crcB gene encoding fluoride efflux transporter CrcB, with protein MQAWIIVGIGGFVGAVLRYFTSGWLQGSVSTFPIGTLGVNVIGSFFIGLIMYLFEYGGLFDVETRIFLTLGVLGAFTTMSTFSYESFRLLEQQAFGIFALNALATFTLTLLAVWAGKVTAGCMEAAL; from the coding sequence ATGCAAGCATGGATCATTGTGGGCATCGGCGGATTTGTCGGTGCCGTACTCAGATATTTCACCAGCGGGTGGCTGCAGGGGAGCGTCAGCACTTTCCCCATCGGCACCCTCGGCGTCAATGTGATCGGGAGTTTTTTCATCGGGCTCATCATGTACCTCTTCGAATACGGAGGTTTGTTTGACGTGGAAACCCGGATATTCCTGACCCTCGGCGTGCTCGGAGCGTTTACGACCATGTCGACATTCAGTTATGAGTCGTTCCGGCTCCTGGAACAGCAGGCATTCGGGATCTTCGCCCTGAACGCCCTCGCAACCTTTACCCTGACACTTCTCGCTGTCTGGGCGGGAAAGGTCACTGCAGGCTGTATGGAGGCTGCACTATGA
- a CDS encoding DUF190 domain-containing protein — MKLGKNAQAVLLRIYIGESDRYGGKPLYRYLVELFRKEGFYGATVLRGITGFGKTSRIHTHSILRLSADLPVIVEVVDSREKIEEIKPVLEEIIVGGLVTEEEVTVCFYRGDDEEKE; from the coding sequence ATGAAACTGGGAAAAAATGCACAGGCGGTTCTTCTCCGGATATATATCGGGGAGTCCGACCGGTATGGGGGGAAACCCCTCTATCGTTATCTCGTCGAACTCTTCAGGAAGGAAGGGTTCTACGGGGCGACGGTCCTTCGCGGGATCACGGGCTTTGGCAAGACCAGCCGGATCCACACACACTCTATTCTCCGGCTCTCCGCAGACCTCCCGGTCATCGTGGAAGTCGTGGACTCGCGGGAGAAGATCGAGGAGATCAAACCCGTCCTGGAAGAGATCATCGTCGGCGGTCTGGTCACCGAGGAAGAGGTGACGGTCTGCTTCTACCGCGGTGATGACGAGGAAAAAGAGTGA
- the dnaJ gene encoding molecular chaperone DnaJ — MSAGSYYDVLGVARDAGEQEIKKAYRNLARKYHPDVCKEPDAEEKFKDINEAYSVLSDPEKRAQYDNIGHEAFKNASKGSYTGGGGYGGGFQADFSGFGDIFDTFFGGGGGPRGPRPGADLLYRLSISLKDAVFGTDREIEVMHTESCPECDGSGSKNKKFRVCPKCGGSGQIRQVSQSLFGQFVRMSACPDCGGRGKMPEEPCKRCKGSGHARVKRKVSVRIPPGAYSGLRLRMEGYGEAGDYGAPVGDLYVEIIVEENPDFVRNGENLETTVKVTPAMAAVGSKVEVKTIDGRTVELKIPAGIQHGTALRIPGEGVRHRGRPGDLLVRVKIVVPKSLSDEEKELYQKLLEIENKKGPEKKGFFKDFVDKVMGGPEE; from the coding sequence ATGAGTGCGGGAAGCTACTATGATGTCCTCGGCGTCGCCCGGGACGCCGGCGAGCAGGAGATCAAGAAGGCATACCGCAACCTTGCACGGAAATATCACCCTGATGTCTGCAAGGAGCCTGACGCGGAAGAAAAGTTTAAGGATATCAACGAGGCCTACTCGGTGCTCTCGGACCCGGAGAAACGCGCCCAGTACGACAATATCGGGCACGAGGCTTTCAAGAACGCCTCGAAGGGTTCGTACACCGGTGGCGGCGGATACGGCGGCGGGTTCCAGGCTGACTTCAGCGGCTTTGGAGACATCTTCGACACCTTCTTTGGTGGTGGCGGCGGGCCGAGAGGCCCGCGGCCTGGCGCCGACCTCCTGTACCGCCTCTCGATCAGCCTGAAAGACGCGGTCTTCGGGACAGACCGGGAGATCGAGGTCATGCACACCGAGTCCTGTCCTGAGTGCGACGGGAGCGGGAGCAAGAACAAGAAGTTCCGGGTCTGTCCGAAGTGCGGAGGCAGCGGCCAGATCAGGCAGGTGAGCCAGTCGCTCTTCGGGCAGTTCGTGCGGATGAGCGCCTGCCCCGACTGCGGCGGCAGGGGGAAGATGCCGGAGGAACCCTGCAAACGCTGCAAGGGCAGCGGCCATGCCCGGGTGAAGAGGAAGGTTTCTGTCCGTATCCCGCCCGGCGCCTACAGCGGGCTCCGCCTGCGGATGGAGGGTTATGGCGAGGCCGGGGACTACGGCGCCCCGGTCGGCGACCTGTACGTCGAGATCATCGTCGAGGAGAACCCGGACTTTGTCCGCAACGGCGAAAACCTCGAAACCACGGTGAAGGTCACCCCGGCGATGGCGGCGGTCGGTTCAAAGGTCGAGGTGAAGACGATCGACGGCCGGACTGTCGAGCTGAAGATCCCGGCCGGCATCCAGCACGGCACCGCGCTGCGCATCCCCGGCGAGGGCGTGCGCCACCGCGGCCGGCCCGGCGACCTCCTCGTGCGAGTGAAGATCGTCGTCCCGAAGAGTCTCTCCGACGAGGAGAAGGAACTCTACCAGAAACTGCTTGAGATCGAGAACAAGAAGGGCCCCGAGAAGAAGGGCTTCTTCAAGGACTTCGTCGACAAGGTGATGGGCGGCCCCGAGGAGTAG
- the dnaK gene encoding molecular chaperone DnaK, with translation MATEKVLGIDLGTTNSCMAIMEGGQPVVIANAEGGRTTPSIVAFSKEGERLVGSVAKRQAITNPKRTIISIKRKMGTSETVDIDDRKYTPQEISAMILQKMKLDAEAYLGEKIEKAVITVPAYFNDAQRQATKDAGKIAGLDVMRIINEPTASALAYGIDKEEESTILVYDLGGGTFDVSILQLGDGVFEVKATAGNNRLGGDDFDQRVMDWIVAEFRAKEGLDLSKDPMALQRIRDAAENAKKELSTVQKTSINLPYITTDASGPKFLDMDLTRAKFEQLVGDLVEKTVEPVKQALSDAKLTASDIDHVLLVGGSTRVPLVVETVRKLLGKEPDKGINPDECVAVGAAIQGGVLTGEAKDVLLLDVTPLSLGIETLGGIDTKLIDRNTTIPTRKSQIFSTAADGQTSVEIHVIQGERALAKDNFTLGKFQLTGIPPAPRGIPQIEVTFDIDANGIVHVSAKDLGTGKEQTITIKGGKGISEEEINRMVNDSKNFEEDDKKKREEIEVRNTADTAVYTAEKTLKESGDKIGEDDKKKIEETSAALKTALEGDDTEDIKKKLEELTEAVYAVTAKIYQEAQKAQEAQKAAGAEGAQKKQDDNVVDADFDVKDEKKE, from the coding sequence ATGGCAACAGAAAAGGTTCTTGGTATTGACCTTGGCACGACGAACTCCTGCATGGCCATCATGGAGGGCGGTCAGCCTGTCGTGATCGCGAATGCAGAAGGCGGCAGGACAACGCCGTCGATCGTGGCGTTCAGCAAGGAAGGCGAGCGGCTTGTCGGCAGCGTCGCGAAGAGACAGGCGATCACCAACCCGAAGAGGACGATCATCTCGATCAAGCGCAAGATGGGGACGAGCGAGACCGTCGACATCGACGACAGGAAGTACACCCCGCAGGAGATCTCCGCGATGATCCTCCAGAAGATGAAGCTCGATGCCGAGGCATATCTCGGCGAGAAGATCGAGAAGGCCGTCATCACCGTCCCGGCCTACTTCAACGACGCCCAGAGACAGGCGACGAAGGACGCCGGCAAGATCGCCGGGCTTGACGTCATGCGGATCATCAACGAGCCGACCGCAAGCGCCCTCGCCTACGGCATCGACAAGGAAGAGGAGTCGACCATCCTTGTCTACGACCTCGGCGGCGGCACCTTCGATGTCTCCATTCTCCAGCTCGGCGACGGCGTCTTCGAAGTGAAGGCGACTGCCGGGAACAACCGCCTCGGCGGCGACGACTTCGACCAGCGTGTCATGGACTGGATCGTCGCCGAGTTCAGGGCAAAGGAAGGCCTCGACCTTTCGAAGGACCCGATGGCACTGCAGAGGATCAGGGACGCCGCCGAGAACGCCAAGAAAGAGCTCTCGACCGTCCAGAAGACGAGCATCAACCTCCCCTACATCACCACCGACGCCAGCGGCCCGAAGTTCCTGGACATGGACCTCACCAGGGCGAAGTTCGAGCAGCTTGTCGGCGACCTGGTCGAGAAGACCGTCGAACCGGTGAAGCAGGCCCTCTCCGACGCGAAGCTGACCGCGTCCGATATCGACCACGTCCTCCTGGTTGGCGGTTCGACTCGCGTGCCCCTCGTCGTCGAGACGGTCAGGAAGCTTCTGGGCAAGGAACCCGACAAGGGCATCAACCCTGACGAGTGCGTGGCCGTCGGCGCCGCGATCCAGGGCGGCGTCCTCACCGGCGAGGCAAAGGACGTGCTCCTCCTTGATGTCACTCCCCTCTCCCTCGGCATCGAGACCCTCGGCGGCATCGACACGAAGCTGATCGACCGGAACACCACCATCCCGACCCGGAAGAGCCAGATCTTCTCGACGGCTGCGGACGGCCAGACGAGCGTCGAGATCCACGTGATCCAGGGCGAGCGCGCCCTTGCCAAGGACAACTTCACCCTCGGCAAGTTCCAGCTCACCGGCATCCCGCCCGCACCCCGCGGCATTCCCCAGATCGAGGTCACCTTCGACATCGACGCCAACGGTATCGTCCATGTCTCGGCAAAGGACCTCGGGACAGGCAAGGAGCAGACCATCACCATCAAGGGCGGCAAGGGGATCTCCGAGGAAGAGATCAACCGCATGGTCAACGACTCCAAGAATTTCGAGGAAGACGACAAGAAGAAGCGCGAGGAGATCGAGGTGCGGAACACCGCCGACACCGCGGTCTACACCGCCGAAAAGACCCTCAAGGAGTCCGGCGACAAGATCGGCGAGGACGATAAGAAGAAGATCGAGGAGACCTCCGCCGCCCTGAAGACGGCCCTCGAAGGTGACGACACCGAGGATATCAAGAAGAAACTGGAAGAACTCACCGAGGCCGTGTACGCGGTCACCGCCAAGATCTACCAGGAAGCGCAGAAGGCTCAGGAGGCCCAGAAGGCCGCCGGTGCCGAGGGTGCACAGAAGAAGCAGGACGACAATGTCGTCGATGCCGACTTCGATGTCAAGGACGAGAAGAAAGAGTGA
- a CDS encoding nucleotide exchange factor GrpE, protein MEADRDNQAPEKQPTLEQPGPPGEGKDIESLRKACDDLRAANADLKRSCDDLNERYLRLAADFDNFRKRTARQNEEIREYALEKFAAELLDVVDNFERARKSDDASLREGLESIQKQFSGILEKHGIKPLPCLHTAFNPEEHEAVACIPSEHPEGTVVEEFIPGYRMHDRIIRHAKVAVSKGNNE, encoded by the coding sequence ATGGAGGCGGATAGAGATAATCAGGCGCCGGAGAAGCAACCGACCCTGGAACAGCCCGGCCCCCCGGGAGAGGGCAAAGATATCGAGTCCCTCAGGAAGGCCTGTGACGATCTCAGGGCGGCGAACGCCGACCTCAAGAGATCCTGTGACGACCTGAACGAACGGTATCTCCGCCTTGCTGCGGATTTCGACAACTTCAGGAAGCGTACTGCCCGGCAGAACGAGGAGATCCGGGAGTACGCCCTGGAAAAGTTCGCCGCGGAACTGCTCGACGTTGTCGACAACTTCGAGCGGGCGCGGAAGTCCGACGATGCCTCCCTCCGCGAGGGCCTTGAAAGCATACAGAAACAGTTCTCCGGGATCCTGGAAAAACACGGGATCAAACCTCTTCCGTGCCTTCATACGGCATTCAACCCTGAAGAGCACGAAGCGGTTGCCTGCATCCCGTCGGAGCACCCGGAAGGCACAGTTGTCGAAGAATTCATCCCCGGCTACCGCATGCACGACAGGATAATCAGGCATGCGAAAGTCGCGGTGTCAAAAGGAAACAACGAATAA
- a CDS encoding phosphoadenosine phosphosulfate reductase family protein translates to MREPAVKKTLYWCRECNLPLIGKTCRCGAAGVEIPIQKPYDLRPALAHDHELLRSLLLERYGTDRLPQVVLFNKSSGVDRTEVVIANGVEFGRLSYDPAGHAYTLDLSQDALRFLAPFITRGVVDITAEAEEQGFGNRRLGGKKVMVRTNLSDGPVVVRMKDLLGVGQLHDGGVRVRQIGKVQPESPPDPSWGEAVRVNVPLLKDLERTAVRFIRQHMDDRPAANVSFSGGKDSTVCLELARRAGVKDVFSVDTGLEFPETVEFVRQSGIPVIIHGNDFWKEVEKNGLPRKDNRWCCERLKLQPVKEYLSRKGPCVTVQGNRWYESFSRSTLPGVIVNPFNPLQLNISPIRNWRALEVFLYLWWRKVPYNPLYEMGYERVGCYLCPAMLESEAARTREIHPDLAGHWEEYLVSWAKKKGLSRRYIDLGLWRWENPPPKMCELAGRCGVSVSKKRQKS, encoded by the coding sequence ATGCGGGAACCTGCCGTCAAGAAGACGCTGTACTGGTGCAGGGAGTGTAACCTTCCTCTGATCGGGAAGACCTGCCGGTGCGGCGCGGCCGGCGTTGAGATCCCGATCCAGAAACCCTATGACCTCCGCCCGGCCCTTGCCCACGACCACGAGCTGTTGCGGTCCCTCCTCCTCGAACGCTACGGCACCGACCGCCTCCCCCAGGTGGTCCTCTTCAACAAGAGCAGCGGCGTCGACAGGACCGAGGTCGTCATCGCAAACGGCGTCGAGTTCGGGCGCCTCTCCTATGACCCGGCAGGGCATGCCTATACCCTGGACCTCTCGCAGGACGCTCTCCGCTTCCTCGCCCCCTTCATCACGAGGGGGGTCGTGGACATCACCGCCGAGGCCGAAGAGCAGGGGTTCGGCAACCGCCGTCTCGGCGGGAAGAAGGTGATGGTCAGGACCAACCTTTCCGACGGCCCGGTAGTCGTCAGGATGAAAGACCTCCTCGGCGTCGGTCAGCTCCACGACGGGGGCGTCAGGGTGCGGCAGATCGGGAAGGTCCAGCCCGAGTCGCCGCCAGACCCCTCGTGGGGCGAGGCGGTCCGCGTGAACGTCCCCCTCCTCAAGGACCTCGAACGCACGGCTGTCAGGTTCATCAGGCAGCACATGGACGACCGGCCCGCGGCGAACGTCTCCTTCTCCGGCGGCAAGGACAGCACGGTCTGCCTCGAACTCGCGCGGCGGGCCGGGGTCAAAGATGTCTTCTCTGTCGATACGGGCCTGGAGTTTCCTGAGACCGTGGAGTTTGTCAGGCAGTCGGGGATCCCGGTCATCATCCACGGGAACGATTTCTGGAAAGAGGTGGAAAAGAATGGCCTCCCGAGAAAGGACAACCGCTGGTGTTGCGAGAGGCTCAAGCTCCAGCCCGTGAAAGAGTACCTCTCCCGGAAAGGCCCCTGTGTCACCGTGCAGGGGAACAGGTGGTACGAGTCCTTCTCCCGCTCCACTCTGCCGGGTGTCATAGTCAATCCCTTCAACCCGCTGCAGCTGAATATCTCGCCCATCAGGAACTGGCGGGCCCTCGAAGTCTTCCTCTACCTCTGGTGGCGTAAGGTGCCGTACAACCCCCTCTATGAGATGGGCTATGAGCGGGTGGGGTGCTATCTCTGTCCGGCAATGCTCGAGAGCGAGGCCGCACGGACGCGGGAGATCCACCCCGATCTCGCCGGCCACTGGGAGGAGTACCTGGTGTCGTGGGCGAAAAAGAAGGGCCTCTCCCGGCGCTATATCGATCTCGGTCTCTGGCGGTGGGAGAACCCGCCCCCGAAGATGTGCGAACTTGCCGGGCGGTGCGGGGTCTCAGTCTCGAAAAAGAGACAGAAATCTTAA
- the purH gene encoding bifunctional phosphoribosylaminoimidazolecarboxamide formyltransferase/IMP cyclohydrolase — MKWALLSVWDKAGIVDLAQTLVENKYRIISSGGTGKALKEAGIDFIEVSEYTGSPEIMDGRVKTLHPRIHGGLLGRRDVDAQVMQDLDINPIDIVVVNLYPFEKMSGEHLDLDKLIEFIDIGGPAMIRAAAKNFKFVSVVVDPADYPKVKEAVAKGGFDYEERLALAKKVFARTAAYDAAISNYLSGLDGGFPETYSFQFRNGRSLRYGENPHQQAAVYGDHGIAGQVPLQGKEMSYNNYLDVDAAVSLLREFDEPTSVIVKHNNPCGVAIGKNGLEAYLAAREVDPVSAYGSIVALNTPVDTAIAAELCGTFVEVIVAPSYSPEAVEMMKKKPNMRVLVLPEKTAADEVRSIDGGILVQRTPAPKEEWKVVSEREPTEQEIAAMRFAMKICKHTKSNAIIYANDHAALGIGAGQMNRVDSAKIAVEKARSSLKGSVVASDAFLPFADTMEVAAAAGSTALVQPGGSIRDAEVIEAANKLNVAMVFTGVRYFRH, encoded by the coding sequence ATGAAATGGGCACTTCTCTCTGTCTGGGACAAGGCCGGCATCGTGGACCTTGCGCAGACGCTTGTTGAGAACAAATACCGTATCATCAGTTCCGGGGGGACTGGAAAGGCCCTGAAAGAAGCAGGGATCGACTTTATCGAGGTCTCCGAGTACACGGGCTCGCCCGAGATCATGGACGGCAGGGTGAAGACCCTCCACCCGCGCATCCACGGCGGCCTCCTCGGCCGGCGCGACGTCGACGCCCAGGTGATGCAGGACCTCGACATCAACCCGATCGACATCGTCGTCGTGAACCTCTATCCCTTCGAGAAGATGTCGGGCGAGCACCTCGACCTCGACAAACTCATCGAGTTCATCGACATCGGCGGCCCCGCGATGATCAGGGCGGCGGCGAAGAACTTCAAGTTCGTCTCTGTCGTCGTCGACCCGGCCGACTACCCGAAGGTGAAGGAGGCCGTCGCGAAGGGCGGGTTCGATTACGAGGAGAGGCTTGCCCTTGCAAAGAAGGTCTTTGCACGGACGGCTGCCTACGACGCCGCGATCTCGAACTATCTCTCCGGCCTCGACGGCGGTTTCCCGGAGACCTACTCCTTCCAGTTCAGGAACGGCCGGTCTCTCCGGTACGGCGAGAACCCGCACCAGCAGGCGGCCGTCTACGGCGACCACGGCATCGCCGGCCAGGTGCCCCTGCAGGGGAAGGAGATGTCGTACAACAACTACCTCGACGTCGATGCGGCCGTCTCCCTGCTCCGTGAGTTCGACGAACCGACGTCGGTGATCGTCAAGCACAACAACCCCTGCGGCGTCGCCATCGGGAAGAACGGACTCGAGGCCTACCTCGCCGCCCGCGAGGTCGACCCTGTCTCCGCCTACGGTTCGATCGTCGCCCTCAACACCCCGGTGGACACGGCGATCGCGGCAGAACTCTGCGGCACTTTCGTCGAGGTGATCGTCGCCCCGTCGTACTCGCCCGAGGCCGTCGAGATGATGAAGAAGAAGCCGAACATGCGTGTCCTCGTGCTGCCCGAGAAGACGGCGGCCGACGAGGTCAGGAGCATCGACGGCGGCATCCTCGTCCAGCGGACTCCCGCACCGAAGGAGGAGTGGAAGGTCGTCTCAGAGCGCGAACCGACCGAGCAGGAGATTGCGGCGATGCGCTTTGCGATGAAGATCTGCAAGCACACGAAGAGCAACGCGATCATCTATGCCAACGACCATGCCGCCCTCGGCATCGGCGCCGGTCAGATGAACCGCGTCGACTCCGCGAAGATCGCCGTCGAGAAGGCGCGGTCTTCCCTGAAGGGCTCTGTCGTGGCGTCCGACGCCTTCCTGCCCTTCGCCGATACCATGGAGGTCGCGGCGGCGGCCGGCTCGACGGCCCTCGTGCAGCCGGGCGGATCGATCCGGGACGCGGAGGTCATCGAAGCGGCAAACAAGCTCAATGTCGCGATGGTCTTCACGGGCGTGCGCTATTTCAGGCACTGA